Within Triticum dicoccoides isolate Atlit2015 ecotype Zavitan chromosome 1B, WEW_v2.0, whole genome shotgun sequence, the genomic segment aaatttgccgaaacgggaatgaatcaacattccggcaaaacataggccactcggcttcattccctagaAACAACAAAAGGACActtggcacaatcgaaccacttcaatgaaaagatataatatgaccacttcaatgaaaagatataatcaacaataaaagtctaggaagggatcatctttaaaataaaacttgcctaaatttTTTCCTTAAAAAATAGTGGTCTttccaaaaatcaaaaacctttgcaaaatgacctcactaaacacttctctgcctaggacagaatccaaattatgttgatctaactattcttctctctctctctcacacacacacacacattattttctctaacccttctctagataggacagaacccaattaaattgtaaaggaactccatttctctaacccttctgacctaatgctctaaaataaatttttgctttaacctagccaacctacttaacctagcttgttaacctaacgaacctaattaacctagctattTAACTTAGTTAGTtaacctagtttacctagataattaacctaattaaactagttaacctgctagttctctgtcaaagccctaaataaatttttgcactaacctagacaattaacctaattaaactagttaacctaactagttctctgtcaaagccctaactaaaattttgcactaacctagataattaacctaattaaactagttaacctaactagtccTCTGTCAAAgcactaactaaatttttgcactaacctagataattaacctaattaaactagttaacctagctagctagttctctgtccagtgtttgtgctatgcatgagagagagaggaggggtgggggcttacagaggatggctctggtgatggcgagggaggcaggggcgtctccggtgacggtgagggaggcagttgtggcgagggaggatccggtggcgtcgacggcggctccggtggcgttgatgaggccgcgtggctccggtggcgttgggggcggctccggtggcgtccaCGGCCcacggctctggtggctccgggggcgtcgacgTTGGCAGGAGACGGCGATGAAGTGGAgcgacggcgaattggggagacggcggtGAAGTGGGGCGAGGGATGGGAAGAAGTGGTGGCCGGCGGGAAACCGTTtttgggttaagtcaaacttagcagtAGTGCGTTTTGCAAAATGCGCTATAGCAAAGATAGCTATAGCGATTTTAacgaaatgcgctactgctatagctatgtaatttccttttattttcttatttccttttctgtttctatagcgggggtctagaaaatgcgctgctgctatatTATCTATAGCGCCTCTTATGAacagacgctactgctatgcctttctccttttttccctttttatttatttttctttacatttttttcctttctcctttttctatttctttcattttcatttgtttttatatttatttttcatttcattttatttccattagcagtagcgcttttcataGAAAACGTGCTGCTACATAGATCCTAGCGGTAGCATGCTTTTTACAAGACTGCTACTACTATGTGTACTCTATCGGTTTAGTAACgaaaatattagtagtagcgcttttacaggagcacgcgctactgctacgttttTATCTGTAGCGCCCTTTttcagcacgcgctactgctatctagcactagcgcccttttttaacgCGCGCTACTACTAAAGTTCTGCGTATAAGGTTTTTCTTAGTAGTGACAAATTAACCAACATGTAGGCAAGGAACATTTTTGCAGTGGTGACCACATGTATTATATTTGTGCTACGATGTTGCATTTGGCATTTTATGTTTTGACAGGTGATGAGACCGCACAAGACTGAAGTATTTTTATAAGCTTGTTGTTGCAAGTTGATTTGAGAAATCATTGACCAGTCAAAATCATGAACCAAATTTAAAATTTAACACCTTACTTGATTGAGAGAGCTCTTTGAGAAATTATTGACCAAATCAAAAATTGTAAACTCAATCTAGAATCATATTGGTACTGCGGTGTCGCATTTTGGCACTTTATTTTTTGTCAGTTGATGAGTGCATGTGCGAGACTGATATATTTTTataagcttgttgttgttgattgaTTTAAATACCATTAAACCGTCAAAATCATGAACCACATATAAAATTGATCACCTTACTTGAATGAGAGAGCTCTTTATTTTTTTACCAAGTTAAAATTGAGAACCAAATCCAAAAACAATTTTCTTGGTTGAATGAGAGGTATCCACCCCCTAGGGAGCTtagtgatactccctccattccttttacGTAATGTGTATAATTTCCGTcacggtgaccaaggcacataattCTAAGTTAGGGCAAAATTAACCTAGGCTAAATCATTGATGCTAGGCAAGTAAATCATTTAGGCTAGGAAAGTAAGAGATGCACGCAATCGGGAGAGAGAtaatttcttattttttttcttctttacaAGGATACATGCAATCGGAGAGAGATACTTTCTTTTTTCCTAAAGGGCTAAAAATAAAGTTTTGAGAAATTAGAAGAAATTCAACTTACATTGTGAGATTTTATCAAAAaagcaaatacaccttatataaaggaacagagggagtatatagtaGATTAGTGAAgggcactaaatatgttttgtgctAAACATGTTAAAGGTAAACACCAGAGTGAAGTATACTATTGGATAGATACGGTTGAATGGATGAGATTTGTTGGATATCTATAACTCATTTTCTTTATATTGATAATATATATATTTTTAGTCTATATTGATAATATAGATGGTACATGGGCCTTTTACAGCCACAGACCCCTGAGGCTGGTGCGACACGGGCCTACAAAGATGTTTGCCACCGGCCCAGCGGAGCAGCCCAAAACGCGGAAGCTCCGCCGCGGATCGCTCTTTACAGTCTAGTCCCCCCCTGCCTCTATCTATTTCACTCTCGTCCCTAGCGGCGAGGCGAAGGCGCAAAATAGGATTTGGGAATCTCCATTTCATTTTCGTCAGCCGCCAAGAATATTTCCCTCACTCACACGAGACAGATGCGCGAGGACTGACGCACCAGTAAAGTCCACTGCCTCTTCTGCCGCGCCGGTCTGCTCCCCGTCGGCTCCGCTCCAAGGTGAGTAATGGCATTTCTCGATCCCTTTCTGGTTGATTCATACGGCGGTCCTCTGCGACGcttgcgggcgcggcggcggctggctgtaGATTTGGGCGGCGGGACTTGACCGCAAGGTTGGACTTTTTAGGAGGAACTAATGGCAAGCAGGTTTGCCGATGCGTTTCTTCAAGAAGTGCGGCTCGGATTTGGTGCAGAGCCGCAGATGGGAGGGGAGGGGTTCCTTTTCTGCTGACCTTGTCCTGGGATTCGATTCCCATCTGCGAGAGTTCATCCTTTCCTCGAATGGTTTAGCCGATTCAGTGATAATGTGCTGTGTGATCCGAGAGTAGATTTAGATTTATTTTTTGTTATCTTAGTGTTGCGCTGTTCCTCTTGAAACTTAGGTATTGAAGTTGTATGTAAACGAATGGAAACTCTTCCTTCTTTTGGAAGTGGATATGACCTATTTTTCTTGGACTGATTTGATGCATAGGATGGGTTGAGTTTTAAGCTCGTAAAATGGTTTTCCACTGCCGAACTTGATACAAACTATGCTTATTTTTTGTTGTTGGATAAAAACTGATGCTACTGTCATCTTTTCTCTCTTCTGATGTGAGCAATGTATTATGGTTTTAATGCAGGCTTCCTGCATGGGGAGCCGTTCTCGGCCCAGTGTAGCTAAGGAAACCATGGAACCAATTGATGAGGAAACAGAGAGTCCTAGCAGGGCAGCACAACTGAAATGCCCGGATGGAAACTCGGGTGAAATGCGCCTCAACCGGATCCCAAATTTTCATTGCAAGAGTCTTCCTTCAAGACGCCGCGAGGAAAACCCAGAAGATAGCATCATGCATAGTCGTGGTTCTATGTACCAGAGCTCCAGTGATGTCAGTAGACTAAGGAAACTCCAAGAGGGGAGGAGGAAATTAGGCTCTATATATGAAAGAGATGCGTTTATGTCATTTGGGACTGTCGATTCGTCCTCTCAGCCTAGCACAAGTGGAGCTTACTTGGTTGCGCAACGGAGCAGTTCTTGCAAGTCGAGGTCTTCTATGAACATAACTCGTGGATTtaatcaagatgccagggagcttcTGGATATTTCATCGCGTGAGGTTCCCAGTGACAACTTGAGGCTTGGAAGGCCACGCAAGGACTGCAATTTGTTAAAATATGATGTAAGAGACAGTTTCCCGGGGTTATCGCTCGAAGAAGACAATGCCACGTGTCCTGCCGCAAATGCTGCTCCTCATTTGCTAGAAAGCAGCAGCAGCAAAGGTGCAATGTCAAATTGCCAACCCCCTGTTGGCCTTCATCCTGATAGGAGTAACCATGGCAGAATAGATTCGGTGAGTAATCTCCCCAAGTCCTTGTCAGCTAAGGTGGGTGTTTTTGATGCTACATGTCCATCAGAAAGTGTTCATGGTGTTGATGGCAAGAAAAAAGCTCGATCTAGTGCAtttaagaaaattttggatcctttCATGAAGTCCAAATCTCTGAGGAATCCCTCCCACATGGTAATGGAAGATGCAAAATGTGGTAATCCACCAGTTAGAGGAAAAGATAGTGCACTGCGCAAATCTTTGTTGAGTGGTATCTCAAGATCTGAACAAACCCCCACATCTAAATGCCAGACAAGTGGGGAAGCCTGGCCTAAGACAGTTACTTCATCGCCGACTCACTTGCATGCTGTTCTTAAACTGGATCCTGACAATGGTGCTTTTGGCTTTGAGTTCTGTACCAAGGGTCCAGAAGAATCCATTTACGCTAACACTTGGAAATCCGGAAACGAACTGAATTGGATTTACACTTTCCATAGTGTTGGCAAACGATCAAGTACCGTGGGAAGGACCTCCAAGGATAGGCATGGGTGGCTGCCTCCAATTGTTGGCCAGATGCATGTGTCTTCCTATCTGTATTCTGAAGTTGAAGAAGATGGTATTTTAAATAACTCAGCCACAAGCGAGTTTGTTTTGTATGACATTGCTCATGCACGACGGAGCTCTGCTGTTGATAGAGTTCAGTGTACCGATTCCACTCAACCACCATTCTGCAATGTTGTTAAGAATTCAATCTCTAGGGAGTCTCTGGAGAGAAATAATCAGATGGAGCGGCAAAATACTGCAAGGAATAACTCAGATGCATCGGTATCTTGTCTTTGGTCCCAAGAAGATCTTCATCCTCATTTGGAGGTTGCAGCTGTTGTAGTCCAAGTGCCATTTCATAAAACCCGGTCCCAAGAATTGAAAGCTGGATCATCACCTGGTACAGTCAAAGTGGTTACAGCAGGCGGAGCACACGGGTTACCAAGGGATGAGGAGACCAGTCCATCACCGTTACTTAACCGTCTAAAAAGCGGGGGAAGGTGTGACTGCGGTGGATGGGACATGTCTTGCCCAATTGTTGTCCTTGAAAATGCCTATGATAGTTCTtgggtcgattctgtgatgaatgaAAGCAAGCATCCCATGGAGCTATTTGTTAAGGTACATTTTTTATGTTGAGACACATCACGTGTTTGATTATTACCGCCTGCGTGCATTTATCACAGTGACTAGTAATTAAATTGGGTCAAAatatgattccccccaacttcattaGCACACGGAAAAGAAATTTCCCTATATGATAATTGAAATGCATTGTTGTTTGGTTCCCACTTAAAAGCTATATCCCTGTTTTAGTTATACTTGCGATACTTAACAGTTGCACTAGTTAAAACTTCTTGACGAATGCACTAGGTAACATTATATTCAACTAAATGTAATATGTCATTTGTGTAATCCAACTGTTGAAGCAAACAACAATGCATTTCAACTAAATGTAGTATTTCAACAACAATGCACTAGTTAAAACTTTTTTTTGATGAATGCACTAGTTAACATCATATTCAACTAAATGTAGTATTTCATTTGTGTACTCCAACTGTTGAAGCAGGGCAACCAAGAAGTTCTCCCTGCCCTTTCCATGAAAGTCAATGGGAAAGGAGATTTCTCAGTGGATTTCCATGCACGATTGTCGGCGCTGCAGGCATTCTCAGTCTGCATATCTTTGCTTCACTGTTCTGAAGCTTCTCCAGCCATTGGTATAGAGAAATTGAAGCACAAGCTGTATTCCAGTTCAATGAAAATGCTCCTCAAAGAAGAAGTGAAGCAGTTAATAGGATCAGTAACagggaaagagaaaaagaaagtgAAGAGGAGGAAGGGAAAAACTCCGGTGGTCAACGGCCCTCCCTTCTCACCCATGGGCAGAGTATAGCAGTATTTTTGCCATCATGTTCATCGTTCAgcattggggttgatcatgctcttTTTGTTTTGTAAGATCAAACGGGAATACTTTTTATCTTGTTTTTCTCTTTTCACAGGAGGGAAAGCTGTCTTGTCCATAAGGATAGAAGCATCACGCAGTTGTTCATAAAGATGCAAGCATCATGTAGTTTTTAGCAGTAGCCTTTTGTATTAGCAAGCTAGGATTAGGAAGGCCATAACAGCTGTTGCAATTCTCAAGAGAAGAAAGTTTTGTAGGACATACCTTCTTCCAGGCGTCAAGATAGATGCACCGGATCTTGACCACTGCTCTTGTATACAACATCGCTCTCCTTTTGGACTGCAGCCTCAAGGTCATATACACATGCTAACATTAGTACAGGTAGAAGCAAATATTGTTCCTTCAGCATGTACCTGAATAATCCATTGCTTCCCTCCAGCAATTTTGAACTTGATGCATGCTTTTGAACTACATGGAATTGGCAACATATATCATGACCAAACCGCGCATATGTAGTTTCAGTGTTCAGTTTCTGTATATTTGTTGGTGTCTTGGTGCATCTGCTGCAGGTTCAAGTTGTAGGTGCTTgctgttttttccttcttttttactGCTCCATATAGGCAGGAGCTTGCACAAATGCAGAAGATTGACACTTGTTCAGTCAATTCTTGGGTGCTGGCCAGCCATCCTAGGGTCATGCAGACAACCTGGACCCTGAGTAGATATGATCAAAGTTTTCAAGATTTTTAGCGTAGACATGTTGAattttgatctcagcctgacttttcTTGTAAGCACAAGGAGGCTGAGCTGCCGAACTTGTGGCTTTGATGAGGTTGTATCTGCAAAATGTGGCTGTCATCTGCTCACCTGCATCTGCAGAGTGCAGGCAAAGATGGGTTATCAGCTGACAGGAGCAGGGTTTGGACCCATCCCTAGGCCATTTTCTGTGTGTATTCTGAGAGTGTCATGTGACTCAGATATCCACCGTGCTTCTTGCTGTTGCCACATTTACTAATTACTATTCACTTTGTTTTCATCTCATGTGGAGCTGGAATTACTCGCTCTAGCACAAAAAATAGTAGTCCAAAATCTAGAAGAGAATCTTATACTTTACTTTGAAAAAAACTTTTGGATCCCAGGCTCTAGTGAGCCGGATTTTTGGAGACAAATATTTCTAAAAAAAATTGACATGGATGTGTATATGCTTTTTTTCGCGGGCAATATACTTAAAAATTTTATATGGCTGGAAAAAAGGATTTTTTTTAACAAGGGCCACCCCTCCGATTTCCATTAGGAGAAATCAACTAGTCTTGGTTAATACTCTCTCCATAGTGCGTTCATATTTTTTGAGATTTAATTTTAACCACAAATTTAACTAACATGGGCGACTGCGGCTGGAGCATGACAGATACctttgaattcgtattcgaaagaagtttgcaAAGATATATTTTTTCAGTAAAATGATTTATGTATTATTAATCTTATTTATAATTAAAGTTGAATCTTAAAAAGTATGAGCACACTattatgaaatggagggagtactgcaAACTCCCCAAGCCAACATCATACAAATGGAGGGAGTACT encodes:
- the LOC119338698 gene encoding uncharacterized protein LOC119338698, with the translated sequence MGSRSRPSVAKETMEPIDEETESPSRAAQLKCPDGNSGEMRLNRIPNFHCKSLPSRRREENPEDSIMHSRGSMYQSSSDVSRLRKLQEGRRKLGSIYERDAFMSFGTVDSSSQPSTSGAYLVAQRSSSCKSRSSMNITRGFNQDARELLDISSREVPSDNLRLGRPRKDCNLLKYDVRDSFPGLSLEEDNATCPAANAAPHLLESSSSKGAMSNCQPPVGLHPDRSNHGRIDSVSNLPKSLSAKVGVFDATCPSESVHGVDGKKKARSSAFKKILDPFMKSKSLRNPSHMVMEDAKCGNPPVRGKDSALRKSLLSGISRSEQTPTSKCQTSGEAWPKTVTSSPTHLHAVLKLDPDNGAFGFEFCTKGPEESIYANTWKSGNELNWIYTFHSVGKRSSTVGRTSKDRHGWLPPIVGQMHVSSYLYSEVEEDGILNNSATSEFVLYDIAHARRSSAVDRVQCTDSTQPPFCNVVKNSISRESLERNNQMERQNTARNNSDASVSCLWSQEDLHPHLEVAAVVVQVPFHKTRSQELKAGSSPGTVKVVTAGGAHGLPRDEETSPSPLLNRLKSGGRCDCGGWDMSCPIVVLENAYDSSWVDSVMNESKHPMELFVKGNQEVLPALSMKVNGKGDFSVDFHARLSALQAFSVCISLLHCSEASPAIGIEKLKHKLYSSSMKMLLKEEVKQLIGSVTGKEKKKVKRRKGKTPVVNGPPFSPMGRV